From one Babesia bovis T2Bo chromosome 3, whole genome shotgun sequence genomic stretch:
- a CDS encoding Cullin family protein: MYNTVSFDDGWNGLYDEYISRIAAFVDSMDVKARIAPIFTPEEFLAGYSTVYSMCTSDNGNYEKYLYSILSDLFRQYVERQVSNLREDLLSISSNLVQTWIRYKAYVSAICKLFSYLDRFYVLHASKPCISDMAYEIFREKLFVEYRSELFERFLRMLDDKRAESDVDEFELDGLSQLFNLFDDVEYRDNPTDLESEIILRANTYYSSMASIWINDCNLTDYVSIVEHCLEQEEHDCIRWLSKSTVAPLRSCIYDSLVKSHQQELISKLDEFTCVLRDGTRDDLKLIYDMLYTLEGSFCIMADSIRSHIQQMQESLGTVDDIMQYWLKYKELCDYCFSSNIDPRSGQLNTETAVPSQQNDGTDATTENTAPKGDSCGPNFAISNAIRMAFKGIICTRQDFIKDFVNYWDMVIISGEDIHNRLRHCCEILDLVDRRMQFYQCYKFKLARRLLYELSSLQNEHHSFSLIESRIASDDAACLRRMIKEACTNRENPAYPNIQLYSKCSWPALRDYPESFNLYNMFETSIQSFKQSQNSSINMDVTVNRMLSRVKLELDTPEGTKTLLCDLVQASALLMFNSNSMRIDAVATGLGTSKESTRTILQPLLDKQVLRLLEGDMIELNTDFSDGTDVTVEAVPTYHISNTAPTIGFEMDANAAIDSNIMSILKSVKSVKRADLLLQLSHLSENIVLDRIYNLAEREYLSVSDGMVTYLP; encoded by the exons ATGTATAATACTGTATCTTTTGATGATGGGTGGAATGGGCTTTATGACGAATATATATCTAG GATCGCTGCATTTGTGGATTCTATGGACGTAAAGGCACGAATAGCGCCTATATTCACGCCTGAAGAGTTTTTAGCTGGTTACTC CACTGTCTATTCTATGTGCACATCAGATAATGGAAATTATGAGAAGTACCTATATTCAATTCTATCTGATCTTTTTCGTCAGTATGTTGAACGACAG GTATCAAATTTGAGAGAAGACCTATTGTCTATATCTAGCAATCTAGTCCAAACATGGATACGTTACAAGGCTTATGTATCTGCCATATGCAAGCTGTTTTCATACTTAGATCGATTCTACGTCCTCCATGCGTCGAAGCCGTGCATCAGTGATATGGCGTATGAGATATTCCGGGAAAAG CTATTTGTCGAGTATCGCTCTGAACTATTCGAACGTTTTTTACGTATGTTGGATGATAAACGCGCTGAATCTGATGTTGACGAATTTGAGTTAGATGGACTATCCCAGCTGTTTAATTTATTCGACGACGTTGAATATCGGGACAATCCAACAGATTTGGAAAGCGAAATAATACTTCGCGCTAACACATATTATAGCAGCATGGCTTCTATATGGATCAATGATTGCAATTTAACTGACTATGTTAGCATAGTCGAG CACTGCTTGGAACAAGAGGAGCATGATTGTATTCGTTGGCTTTCAAAGTCAACTGTGGCACCTTTACGTTcatgtatatatgactCCCTTGTGAAGAGTCATCAACAGGAACTGATATCTAAGTTGGATGAGTTCACTTGCGTGCTCCGTGATGGTACCAGAGAT GATCTCAagttaatatatgatatgcTATACACTTTAGAAGGCTCATTTTGCATTATGGCTGACTCAATAAGGTCTCATATCCAACAAATGCAAGAATCACTGGGTACAGTTGATGACATTATGCAATACTGGCTCAAGTACAAAG AGTTGTGTGACTACTGCTTTTCAAGTAATATCGATCCACGTAGCGGACAGTTGAACACAGAAACTGCAGTTCCATCTCAGCAAAACGATGGAACTGATGCTACAACTGAGAATACAGCACCGAAAGGAGATAGCTGTGGTCCAAACTTTGCTATATCGAACGCTATTCGCATGGCGTTCAAAGGAATCATATGCACCCGCCAAGATTTTATCAAAGACTTTGTGAACTATTGGGACATGGTAATTATTTCGGGTGAAGACATTCACAATAGATTACGTCATTGCTGTGAAATATTGGATTTAGTAGACAGGCGAATGCAATTTTACCAGTGTTACAAGTTCAAGCTTGCACGGAGGTTATTGTATGAGCTCAGTTCTTTACAAAATGAGCATCATTCATTTTCACTAATTGAATCTAGGATCGCATCTGATGATGCGGCTTGCCTCCGCCGCATGATAAAGGAGGCTTGTACAAATCGTGAGAATCCGGCATATCCAAACATTCAGCTGTATTCGAAATGCAGCTGGCCGGCATTGCGTG ATTATCCGGAAAGCTTTAACCTGTACAACATGTTTGAAACTAGTATCCAATCATTTAAACAATCGCAAAACTCCAGCATCAATATGGACGTCACAGTTAATCGTATGCTAAGTCGTGTTAAATTAGAGTTGGACACTCCTGAGGGTACTAAGACACTATTATGTGACCTCGTTCAAGCATCTGCTTTGTTGATGTTTAATAGCAACTCCATGAGAATAGATGCCGTGGCTACCGGTTTGGGAACGTCCAAGGAGTCTACCAGGACAATACTACAGCCTTTGCTCGATAAGCAGGTTCTAAGATTACTT GAGGGAGATATGATCGAGCTTAACACCGACTTTAGCGATGGCACTGACGTAACTGTTGAAGCGGTACCtacatatcatatatcTAATACGGCGCCCACTATAG GCTTTGAAATGGACGCCAATGCAGCCATCGATTCTAACATCATGTCGATTCTAAAGTCAGTGAAGAGTGTGAAGCGTGCTGACTTGTTGCTCCAATTATCCCATCTTTCGGAAAAC ATCGTCCTGGatcgtatatacaatttagCCGAGAGGGAGTACTTATCAGTATCTGATGGTATGGTAACATATCTACCATAG
- a CDS encoding proteasome activator family protein: MGFKRGVMYRISAEIDNALPAFVKSSRDCEYDEVFELIDASWVSGDWVVLLSYGERLSHYALSERRLLEGSNLDNLSKYCQRLWLLGTYDVFGADKSKLESLYSPEIVDDLNHIVTSQNRITLLIKIRAINTLTTVLQTLRQNVPTVWEVNSLESHQYLCERFRFISIDVLLQVFNNNLEAPSVVTSYQRRKAFIGSMVRLAAAIRHIWLFRDDLGGRLVEAVLGDISQIDLRSNDIFFKFRLILLMCPNSTLYRLYVEGELFKWWTLVNEDKVNFWNSMMICFVVRALKFGWATGNPYITEAITERLPYLFHILYSAMGIPNMVTVVKYKESVPGEFTVLLEKPLNLCKKFGKFLSYLLFPLDTPHLQDGSFSSSIMEYVTALVSAVYPYTHPSNGGKWSSNIAIFVRQFILGYTRRICRERATPQVVSSATGITKDGRNFHLTRANDVAIVELFYPLVLQGMYSKNVHVAYSYEDALKRLCYMLPDKTLVNTLDHLVLSSESVTEPHQMLGALRLFAQLTPLILTFTPQALLPLLDIVLKGIDASDPFKTGQTLTLVNVIFSHLPCRDLTDVDISDAAKTEIVKSMYLKLDAKNSDVETTLNNLELENSLVDIRPFMFQPCESMTVPDDAENNFSRDMVILHTTNNLDEAMVAFDALLNMRKYITQNLSCWCQDWFAAMLQLAENSCRPNSGSDSLMNAVDMGTYILTRSALVTVLCQTDSYTLRTICETFFRWVCDNAFRKDALKYMVAIATSLSYANSAHAMELSFDKLFAKFKREVEMSVGGVSETQLIWYIGCFSGLVRRSNVHLIPRLEQLRYILKVGFGDKSKGVFKMSAKFLQRCIDTLVGVYFVDLKCVNHSDNVLDPGLLLWDLPWFARNAQFRKGKCDLRHISDVNWHIPSDAEFCCAMELSWHAMNLVTSLTKDVVCMETPSKPENYTELNIEVDPSFTTYVKLSRACTICKNLLRGLKHFAVDDRDTSVKGLPKVSPVDWEGSQSLQQFVLDFVMTLVKKFGSIDATNDLMVTKIFCKLLKVIDEYLCRDAVLHDSNPLLDNGTLVGSMKQESHVGTTITAGSTMLAWMSFYHDINNKGFWQDAPRVTWLLMLHERYYDRLNLRKMGHECIGQRRELLDLVLQCSVCQYKDVSNYAQQLVKPLTSVHYGIKSHAIEYILDRGNELYPRSQDGCSRSLEGLSCIPDILSVALVKRIINQPYLFSKCCKFLLGVVLTAPNKDSLMSKYDNLLLSLLNCREHCPPTAITQDTMASILESLVDDNLKNVQAATHWRFQLYATALLVSFRHLIPSTSIGRYVTWLFEVSDHKTKHPCVVTVALFGLYHCLSDTEFHQYIPADLWKPEYTAVMLNSLCAINHDTIKQNNSSTVKQSNSIVTSVIKLDRTWPRNRISCNSKAFSMQNYLVAYHYFVHVFENGYVDVIQGAISVLTELSSSPPTVFENHCAFAEISAALMKASLRGSDDMRVTFWSLYHPIFKTEMENLVLDRIVDFMDAIRLALDGCIYSSAACIPIYNLGINFNAALSLDKLHPCELNNTSTNLAVVKQLKLYQALLQQVTTQCPDLFETLCNGILTEYAIFNDSLQVVDEVGYLCSFMVSLCLAYNELYSYKDRVHNCVAQLVENVATKGCQDDKSELSIKGLLSVIGLLYSMSLPVQDLGHNYTSQFLEFCLRFTASSNPSISDVATRAVHNIAMSPYYSRGNLDTVESIVRTLENTCKAQSNKTKVNSIQVAMMLQRNLCMYLRNTDVVLLLLEMFISALYDRQVRDDARSALTAITMSVSDDVHLQLTERFYGLVKNSNCDIANAGVLGLAALVATSPYHVPQWLPHTLTTLASCGASRFPDTVRRTVQKTLQDFFKSHMDAWSRVHVHKFAREQLDTLELYKGCPTYFN; the protein is encoded by the exons ATGGGATTTAAAAGGGGTGTGATGTACCGTATTTCAGCGGAGATCGACAACGCACTTCCCGCGTTCGTCAAATCGTCCAGGGATTGCGAGTACGATGAGGTGTTTGAGTTGATCGATGCTTCCTGGGTATCTGGTGACTGGGTAGTTCTACTCAGTTATGGTGAACGCTTATCCCATTATGCCTTATCTGAGAGGCGCTTGTTGGAAGGTTCCAACCTCGACAACTTGAGTAAATACTGTCAAAGGTTGTGGCTTCTGGGCACTTACGATGTATTTGGGGCTGATAAGTCTAAGTTAGAATCATTGTATTCTCCTGAAATTGTTGATGATTTGAATCATATCGTAACATCGCAGAATAGAATCACTTTACTGATCAAGATTCGGGCTATAAATACTTTGACTACCGTGCTTCAAACCTTGCGTCAGAATGTGCCTACTGTATGGGAGGTGAATAGCTTAGAGAGCCATCAATATCTTTGCGAAAGATTCAGATTTATCTCTATTGATGTGCTGCTGCAGGTTTTTAATAACAACCTTGAGGCTCCATCAGTGGTAACAAGTTACCAACGTAGAAAGGCTTTTATAGGTTCAATGGTACGACTTGCAGCTGCTATACGTCATATTTGGCTCTTCAGAGATGATTTAGGTGGGCGTTTAGTGGAAGCCGTACTGGGAGATATTAGTCAAATAGATCTGCGTTCTAATGACATTTTCTTTAAATTTCGTTTGATTCTTTTAATGTGTCCAAACTCAACACTATATCGTCTATATGTCGAAGGCGAGTTGTTTAAATGGTGGACTTTGGTTAACGAAGACAAGGTCAACTTTTGGAATTCGATGATGATATGTTTCGTTGTAAGGGCTCTCAAATTTGGTTGGGCTACGGGCAACCCTTATATAACGGAAGCTATAACCGAGAGGCTACCATACCTATTTCACATCCTTTATTCAGCAATGGGTATACCAAACATGGTAACGGTAGTTAAGTATAAGGAATCAGTTCCTGGGGAGTTTACAGTTTTATTAGAGAAGCCGTTGAATCTTTGCAAGAAGTTTGGCAAATTTTTAAGTTATCTCTTGTTTCCTCTTGATACTCCACATCTCCAGGACGGTTCATTTTCCAGTTCAATAATGGAATATGTTACCGCATTAGTCAGTGCTGTTTATCCATACACCCACCCATCCAATGGTGGCAAATGGTCGTCGAATATAGCAATATTTGTTAGACAATTCATACTGGGCTATACACGGCGTATATGTCGCGAAAGAGCGACACCTCAGGTAGTATCATCTGCTACTGGTATAACGAAAGATGGGCGTAACTTCCATTTAACGCGTGCCAATGACGTGGCTATTGTAGAGTTATTCTATCCTCTTGTTTTGCAGGGCATGTATTCCAAGAATGTACACGTTGCATATTCGTATGAGGATGCTCTTAAAAGGTTGTGTTATATGCTGCCAGACAAAACCTTGGTAAATACTTTGGACCATTTGGTACTATCCAGTGAAAGCGTGACGGAGCCTCATCAAATGCTGGGTGCTTTGCGTCTATTTGCGCAGCTAACACCTCTCATATTAACCTTTACTCCTCAGGCGTTATTACCCCTACTTGACATAGTCCTAAAAGGCATAGATGCTTCGGATCCATTCAAAACGGGTCAGACACTAACACTTGTGAACGTCATATTTTCGCACTTGCCATGCCGTGATCTAACTGACGTCGACATATCGGATGCTGCAAAGACAGAGATTGTGAAGTCGATGTACTTGAAATTAGATGCTAAAAACTCTGATGTCGAGACAACACTGAACAACTTGGAATTAGAAAACAGTTTGGTCGACATCAGGCCCTTTATGTTCCAACCATGTGAATCCATGACAGTTCCTGATGATGCCGAAAATAACTTCTCGCGTGATATGGTTATTTTACACACGACAAATAATTTGGACGAGGCAATGGTTGCCTTTGATGCGTTGCTTAACATGCgcaaatatattacacaaaaCTTGTCATGTTGGTGCCAGGATTGGTTCGCTGCAATGTTACAGCTAGCAGAAAATTCCTGCAGGCCGAATTCAGGCTCCGATTCATTGATGAATGCAGTTGATATGGGAACATATATTTTGACACGTTCGGCACTGGTAACCGTACTTTGCCAAACGGATTCATACACTTTACGTACGATATGTGAAACGTTCTTCCGTTGGGTATGCGACAATGCTTTCCGAAAGGATGCACTGAAGTACATGGTTGCAATAGCAACTAGCCTAAGTTATGCTAACAGTGCACATGCTATGGAGTTGTCATTTGACAAGTTGTTTGCAAAGTTTAAGAGAGAGGTAGAAATGTCTGTTGGCGGAGTTAGTGAAACGCAGCTGATTTGGTATATCGGTTGTTTTTCTGGTCTTGTTCGCCGTTCTAATGTACACTTGATACCACGATTGGAGCAGTTAAGGTATATCCTTAAAGTAGGCTTTGGGGATAAATCGAAAGGTGTTTTCAAGATGTCTGCCAAGTTCCTTCAACGGTGCATTGATACACTTGTTGGTGTATACTTCGTTGATTTAAAGTGTGTTAACCATTCGGATAACGTATTAGATCCAGGGCTTTTACTGTGGGATCTTCCCTGGTTTGCCAGAAACGCACAATTCCGCAAAGGGAAGTGCGATTTAAGGCACATAAGTGATGTTAATTGGCATATCCCATCCGATGCTGAGTTTTGCTGTGCTATGGAACTGTCGTGGCACGCAATGAATTTAGTTACATCATTGACCAAGGATGTTGTTTGCATGGAAACACCCTCTAAGCCAGAGAACTACACCGAGTTGAACATAGAAGTCGACCCATCGTTTACGACATATGTAAAACTAAGTCGTGCTTGCACTATATGCAAGAATCTATTACGAGGTCTGAAACACTTTGCTGTTGATGATCGAGACACCTCTGTCAAAGGATTGCCCAAAGTGAGTCCTGTAGATTGGGAAGGAAGCCAGAGTTTACAACAATTTGTTCTCGATTTCGTCATGACACTCGTGAAGAAGTTCGGTAGCATTGATGCTACGAACGATCTCATGGTCACGAAAATATTCTGTAAATTATTGAAGGTTATTGATGAATATTTATGCCGCGATGCCGTTCTTCATGACAGCAATCCTTTGCTGGATAATGGCACGCTGGTTGGTTCAATGAAACAAGAATCGCACGTAGGGACCACTATCACCGCTGGTAGCACGATGTTGGCCTGGATGTCATTCTATCATGATATTAACAACAAAGGTTTCTGGCAAGATGCTCCTCGAGTGACATGGCTTCTTATGCTACACGAGCGGTATTATGATCGTTTGAATCTTCGTAAAATGGGCCATGAATGCATTGGCCAACGCCGTGAATTGCTGGACTTGGTATTACAATGTTCAGTTTGCCAATATAAGGATGTCTCTAATTATGCTCAGCAACTGGTTAAACCATTGACTTCTGTACACTACGGTATTAAAAGCCATGCCATTGAGTATATACTGGACCGTGGTAATGAACTGTACCCTCGATCCCAAGATGGTTGCAGTCGGTCTCTGGAAGGTTTATCGTGTATACCTGATATTCTATCAGTTGCGCTTGTCAAGCGCATCATTAATCAACCGTACCTCTTTAGCAAGTGCTGCAAATTCCTGTTGGGTGTAGTTCTCACTGCGCCAAACAAAGATTCACTGATGAGCAAATACGACAATTTGCTACTATCCTTGCTGAATTGCCGGGAGCACTGTCCTCCAACTGCAATTACTCAGGACACCATGGCTTCCATTCTGGAATCTCTGGTTGATGATAATTTAAAAAACGTCCAGGCAGCGACACATTGGCGCTTCCAGCTATATGCGACAGCACTGTTGGTTTCATTCCGTCATCTGATACCTTCCACAAGCATTGGTCGTTATGTTACTTGGTTGTTTGAGGTTAGTGACCATAAAACGAAACATCCTTGTGTGGTTACTGTTGCCTTGTTTGGATTGTATCATTGTTTGAGTGATACCGAATTCCACCAATATATCCCTGCTGACTTGTGGAAGCCGGAATACACCGCTGTGATGCTCAATTCATTATGTGCTATTAATCATGACACAATTAAGCAAAACAATTCTTCTACTGTGAAACAATCAAACTCCATTGTAACCAGTGTGATTAAACTGGACCGCACTTGGCCTCGCAACCGTATAAGTTGCAATTCCAAGGCCTTTTCAATGCAGAATTATTTGGTTGCGTACCATTACTTTGTCCATGTATTTGAAAATGGATATGTGGACGTCATCCAAGGTGCAATTTCAGTTTTGACTGAACTTTCTTCCAGTCCTCCGACTGTTTTTGAAAATCATTGTGCTTTTGCGGAGATATCAGCTGCTTTAATGAAAGCGTCGTTGCGCGGTTCCGATGATATGCGTGTTACCTTCTGGAGCTTATATCATCCCATATTCAAAACTGAAATGGAAAACCTTGTTTTAGATCGCATTGTTGATTTCATGGATGCCATTcgtttggcattagatggatgtatatattcaagtgCCGCATGTATTCCTATATACAATTTGGGGATAAATTTCAATGCTGCTTTGAGCCTTGACAAATTGCATCCATGTGAGTTAAACAACACCAGCACAAATTTGGCTGTTGTGAAACAGCTAAAGTTATACCAGGCTTTATTACAACAGGTTACTACCCAGTGCCCTGATTTATTTGAAACTCTATGCAATGGTATTTTAACCGAATATGCTATATTCAACGACTCACTGCAAGTGGTTGATGAGGTGGGATATCTATGTTCATTTATGGTGTCCTTATGCCTAGCGTACAACGAGCTTTATTCATACAAGGATCGGGTGCACAACTGTGTAGCGCAATTGGTTGAAAACGTAGCCACTAAAGGATGTCAAGATGATAAATCTGAGTTATCAATTAAAGGGCTTTTATCTGTTATTGGCTTGTTGTATTCAATGTCGCTACCAGTTCAGGACCTTGGTCATAATTATACGTCTCAATTTTTAGAATTTTGTTTAAGGTTTACTGCAAGCTCTAACCCTAGCATCAGCGATGTCGCTACCCGTGCTGTTCACAACATTGCCATGTCTCCATACTACTCCCGTGGTAACCTCGATACTGTGGAGTCTATAGTTCGCACATTGGAAAATACTTGCAAGGCTCAATCTAACAAAACCAAGGTCAATTCAATTCAGGTAGCTATG ATGCTGCAGCGCAACTTGTGTATGTATTTGCGCAACACTGACGTTGTTCTTTTACTTTTGGAAATGTTCATCTCTGCTTTATACGATCGACAAGTTCGGGATGATGCGCGTAGTGCTCTCACTGCCATAACAATGTCTGTCAGTGATGATGTACACCTCCAGCTGACGGAGCGTTTCTATGGCTTGGTTAAGAACAGCAACTGTGACATTGCCAATGCGGGTGTTTTAGGCCTTGCTGCGCTAGTTGCTACATCGCCATATCACGTTCCTCAGTGGTTACCTCATACCCTGACTACTTTG GCGAGTTGCGGAGCTTCTCGTTTTCCAGATACTGTAAGG CGTACTGTGCAAAAAACACTTCAGGACTTTTTCAAGTCACACATGGACGCTTGGTCTCGGGTTCACGTTCACAAGTTCGCTCGCGAGCAGTTGGACACGCTTGAGTTATACAAGGGTTGTCCTACATACTTTAATTAA
- a CDS encoding hypothetical protein (encoded by transcript variant B - alternatively spliced) has translation MSQQRNMGKVKSFFKVLSCPKKSHNTKDVKKNKSDIGASNIESGDNFKEVTVENFSFSTPTVAIDVVENHGTTAFDDPKHGLDTDMLLFQRQCAFVQALCNTIRLKVRHNLIVALVCLHQRTNKVHLLNYFIKKVVFVLKRNQENIARFAVIAIRQHKLSSIKYQAIHGAVTTISQIVLCKQYKLKYQGLNALVLYGRNSKFSCTALENKVVVTNHNDSKVQAGRKAVCESLSVSVDGNVANVNTLANPLTSYLNENEKLLHPTKNNQSCANLMTFTNTSQIKINSCMKPTTSLPNSPPTDIYSSENAMTKKNIGYNLFQKAIKNINFSMPAVVEQKDNLICDLEFFTAEPYASYVKKSMRYSNSQDHDNHL, from the exons ATGTCACAACAAAGAAATATGGGAAAGGTTAAGTCGTTTTTCAAAGTGCTTTCTTGCCCCAAAAAATCACATAACACAAAAG ATGTTAAGAAAAATAAAAGTGACATTGGAGCATCAAATATCGAATCTGGAGATAATTTTAAAGAGGTAACAGTGGAGAATTTTTCATTCTCTACACCAACTGTCGCAATCGACGTCGTGGAGAATCATGGTACAACAGCGTTTGATGATCCAAAGCATGGATTAGACACAGATATGCTGTTATTTCAACGACAATGCGCATTCGTACAGGCTTTGTGTAATACAATTCGATTGAAAGTAAGGCATAACCTTATTGTTGCACTAGTCTGCTTACACCAAAGGACGAATAAGGTACATTTACTTAACTATTTTATTAAGAAAGTCGTTTTTGTATTGAAGAGAAATCAGGAAAATATTGCAAG GTTTGCAGTGATTGCTATTAGACAACATAAATTGAGCTCAATAAAATACCAGGCCATCCATGGCGCGGTAACAACCATTTCCCAGATAGTGTTATGTAAGCAATATAAGCTAAAATATCAAGGATTAAATGCCCTTGTATTATATGGTCGAAATAGCAAGTTCTCTTGTACTGCTCTTGAGAACAAAGTAGTGGTAACTAACCATAACGACTCTAAAGTTCAGGCAGGTCGCAAAGCAGTGTGTGAATCGTTATCAGTTTCGGTCGACGGCAATGTTGCAAATGTTAACACGTTAGCTAACCCACTTACATCTTATCTAAATGAGAACGAAAAGCTCTTGCATCCCACAAAGAATAACCAATCATGTGCTAACTTAATGACGTTCACCAATACATCTCAAATCAAAATCAACTCATGTATGAAACCCACAACTTCATTGCCTAATTCGCCGCCCACGGACATATATTCAAGCGAAAATGCTATGACTAAAAAGAATATTGGTTATAATTTGTTTCAAAAGGCGATCAAAAACATCAATTTTTCCATGCCTGCAGTAGTAGAGCAAAAGGATAACCTCATATGCGACCTGGAATTTTTTACCGCTGAACCTTATGCATCATATGTCAAAAAATCAATGAGATACTCGAATAGTCAAGACCATGATAACCATTTGTAA
- a CDS encoding hypothetical protein (encoded by transcript variant A - alternatively spliced) — translation MSQQRNMGKVKSFFKVLSCPKKSHNTKGEGRKRLHIKLSNPTDVKKNKSDIGASNIESGDNFKEVTVENFSFSTPTVAIDVVENHGTTAFDDPKHGLDTDMLLFQRQCAFVQALCNTIRLKVRHNLIVALVCLHQRTNKVHLLNYFIKKVVFVLKRNQENIARYVCAFVSLPKYRFAVIAIRQHKLSSIKYQAIHGAVTTISQIVLCKQYKLKYQGLNALVLYGRNSKFSCTALENKVVVTNHNDSKVQAGRKAVCESLSVSVDGNVANVNTLANPLTSYLNENEKLLHPTKNNQSCANLMTFTNTSQIKINSCMKPTTSLPNSPPTDIYSSENAMTKKNIGYNLFQKAIKNINFSMPAVVEQKDNLICDLEFFTAEPYASYVKKSMRYSNSQDHDNHL, via the coding sequence ATGTCACAACAAAGAAATATGGGAAAGGTTAAGTCGTTTTTCAAAGTGCTTTCTTGCCCCAAAAAATCACATAACACAAAAGGTGAGGGGCGAaagcgtttacacattaaacTAAGTAACCCAACAGATGTTAAGAAAAATAAAAGTGACATTGGAGCATCAAATATCGAATCTGGAGATAATTTTAAAGAGGTAACAGTGGAGAATTTTTCATTCTCTACACCAACTGTCGCAATCGACGTCGTGGAGAATCATGGTACAACAGCGTTTGATGATCCAAAGCATGGATTAGACACAGATATGCTGTTATTTCAACGACAATGCGCATTCGTACAGGCTTTGTGTAATACAATTCGATTGAAAGTAAGGCATAACCTTATTGTTGCACTAGTCTGCTTACACCAAAGGACGAATAAGGTACATTTACTTAACTATTTTATTAAGAAAGTCGTTTTTGTATTGAAGAGAAATCAGGAAAATATTGCAAGGTATGTATGTGCATTCGTATCGCTACCGAAATACAGGTTTGCAGTGATTGCTATTAGACAACATAAATTGAGCTCAATAAAATACCAGGCCATCCATGGCGCGGTAACAACCATTTCCCAGATAGTGTTATGTAAGCAATATAAGCTAAAATATCAAGGATTAAATGCCCTTGTATTATATGGTCGAAATAGCAAGTTCTCTTGTACTGCTCTTGAGAACAAAGTAGTGGTAACTAACCATAACGACTCTAAAGTTCAGGCAGGTCGCAAAGCAGTGTGTGAATCGTTATCAGTTTCGGTCGACGGCAATGTTGCAAATGTTAACACGTTAGCTAACCCACTTACATCTTATCTAAATGAGAACGAAAAGCTCTTGCATCCCACAAAGAATAACCAATCATGTGCTAACTTAATGACGTTCACCAATACATCTCAAATCAAAATCAACTCATGTATGAAACCCACAACTTCATTGCCTAATTCGCCGCCCACGGACATATATTCAAGCGAAAATGCTATGACTAAAAAGAATATTGGTTATAATTTGTTTCAAAAGGCGATCAAAAACATCAATTTTTCCATGCCTGCAGTAGTAGAGCAAAAGGATAACCTCATATGCGACCTGGAATTTTTTACCGCTGAACCTTATGCATCATATGTCAAAAAATCAATGAGATACTCGAATAGTCAAGACCATGATAACCATTTGTAA
- a CDS encoding hypothetical protein (encoded by transcript variant C - alternatively spliced), with protein sequence MLLFQRQCAFVQALCNTIRLKVRHNLIVALVCLHQRTNKVHLLNYFIKKVVFVLKRNQENIARFAVIAIRQHKLSSIKYQAIHGAVTTISQIVLCKQYKLKYQGLNALVLYGRNSKFSCTALENKVVVTNHNDSKVQAGRKAVCESLSVSVDGNVANVNTLANPLTSYLNENEKLLHPTKNNQSCANLMTFTNTSQIKINSCMKPTTSLPNSPPTDIYSSENAMTKKNIGYNLFQKAIKNINFSMPAVVEQKDNLICDLEFFTAEPYASYVKKSMRYSNSQDHDNHL encoded by the exons ATGCTGTTATTTCAACGACAATGCGCATTCGTACAGGCTTTGTGTAATACAATTCGATTGAAAGTAAGGCATAACCTTATTGTTGCACTAGTCTGCTTACACCAAAGGACGAATAAGGTACATTTACTTAACTATTTTATTAAGAAAGTCGTTTTTGTATTGAAGAGAAATCAGGAAAATATTGCAAG GTTTGCAGTGATTGCTATTAGACAACATAAATTGAGCTCAATAAAATACCAGGCCATCCATGGCGCGGTAACAACCATTTCCCAGATAGTGTTATGTAAGCAATATAAGCTAAAATATCAAGGATTAAATGCCCTTGTATTATATGGTCGAAATAGCAAGTTCTCTTGTACTGCTCTTGAGAACAAAGTAGTGGTAACTAACCATAACGACTCTAAAGTTCAGGCAGGTCGCAAAGCAGTGTGTGAATCGTTATCAGTTTCGGTCGACGGCAATGTTGCAAATGTTAACACGTTAGCTAACCCACTTACATCTTATCTAAATGAGAACGAAAAGCTCTTGCATCCCACAAAGAATAACCAATCATGTGCTAACTTAATGACGTTCACCAATACATCTCAAATCAAAATCAACTCATGTATGAAACCCACAACTTCATTGCCTAATTCGCCGCCCACGGACATATATTCAAGCGAAAATGCTATGACTAAAAAGAATATTGGTTATAATTTGTTTCAAAAGGCGATCAAAAACATCAATTTTTCCATGCCTGCAGTAGTAGAGCAAAAGGATAACCTCATATGCGACCTGGAATTTTTTACCGCTGAACCTTATGCATCATATGTCAAAAAATCAATGAGATACTCGAATAGTCAAGACCATGATAACCATTTGTAA